A genomic region of Microlunatus sagamiharensis contains the following coding sequences:
- a CDS encoding DUF881 domain-containing protein, whose amino-acid sequence MPDAPRATSRRLAALARARARIVEPGADGTPGGPSSDERPVPPPRPGVWRRIGRAALRPGRSQVVAAVVLCLLGMAGVMQVRTNDSGDAYRTARREDLVQILDGLGVESRRLEAEVAELQSTKARLQSGADTQRVAREDASRRVQELGILAGTAPAHGPGIRIRISDPQEKVDANVLLDAVEELRDAGAEVIEVNDSSRVVASTWFGNDGTTLLVDGVPLERPLVIEAIGDPHSLEEAARFRGGIVSEITGPKIGGDVTIAQLGDVVVTSLHAPPASQYARPAAAGPTPR is encoded by the coding sequence ATGCCTGACGCGCCCCGCGCCACGTCGCGCCGGCTCGCCGCCCTCGCCCGGGCTCGCGCGCGCATCGTCGAGCCCGGGGCCGACGGCACGCCCGGGGGGCCGTCGTCCGACGAGCGCCCGGTCCCGCCGCCGCGCCCGGGCGTCTGGCGCCGGATCGGCCGCGCCGCCCTGCGACCGGGCCGCAGCCAGGTCGTCGCCGCGGTGGTGCTCTGCCTGCTCGGCATGGCCGGGGTGATGCAGGTCCGCACCAACGACTCCGGCGACGCCTACCGCACCGCCCGCCGCGAGGACCTCGTCCAGATCCTCGACGGGCTCGGCGTCGAGTCGCGCCGGCTCGAGGCCGAGGTCGCCGAGCTGCAGTCGACCAAGGCACGCCTGCAGTCGGGCGCCGACACCCAGCGGGTCGCCCGCGAGGACGCGTCGCGCCGCGTGCAGGAGCTGGGCATCCTCGCCGGCACCGCGCCCGCCCACGGGCCCGGGATCCGGATCCGGATCAGCGACCCGCAGGAGAAGGTCGACGCCAACGTGCTGCTCGACGCGGTCGAGGAGCTGCGCGACGCCGGGGCGGAGGTGATCGAGGTGAACGACTCCTCCCGGGTGGTCGCGTCGACGTGGTTCGGCAACGACGGCACGACCCTGCTCGTCGACGGCGTGCCCCTCGAGCGGCCCCTCGTGATCGAGGCGATCGGCGACCCGCACAGCCTCGAGGAGGCCGCGCGGTTCCGCGGCGGCATCGTCTCCGAGATCACCGGACCCAAGATCGGCGGCGACGTCACGATCGCCCAGCTCGGCGACGTGGTGGTCACGTCCTTGCACGCGCCGCCCGCCTCTCAGTACGCTCGGCCCGCCGCGGCTGGACCGACGCCGCGCTGA
- the gcvH gene encoding glycine cleavage system protein GcvH produces MSDYPEDLKYSVDHEWVREGNETTVRVGVTAYATEQLGDIVYVSLPAVGDAVAAGDACGELESTKSVSDVLSPVAGTVSAVNPLLEGSPETVNSDPYGDGWLYELEIDEDADLDDLLDADGYADQVGS; encoded by the coding sequence GTGTCCGACTACCCCGAAGACCTCAAGTACTCCGTCGACCACGAGTGGGTCCGCGAGGGCAACGAGACGACCGTGCGCGTGGGCGTCACCGCGTACGCGACCGAGCAGCTCGGTGACATCGTCTACGTCTCGCTGCCCGCCGTCGGCGACGCCGTGGCCGCCGGCGACGCCTGCGGCGAGCTGGAGTCGACCAAGAGCGTCTCCGACGTCCTCAGCCCGGTCGCCGGCACGGTCAGCGCGGTCAACCCGCTCCTCGAGGGCAGCCCCGAGACCGTGAACAGCGACCCGTACGGCGACGGCTGGCTCTACGAGCTCGAGATCGACGAGGACGCCGACCTCGACGACCTGCTCGACGCCGACGGCTACGCCGACCAGGTCGGGAGCTGA
- a CDS encoding FHA domain-containing protein translates to MPFCTNCGHDNPEGANFCAQCGAPLTAAPPAAGASAQGPTSGETTKTIPPVTDDATGDGLSAVDEAAVQALPHGSGMLVVQRGPNAGSRFLLDHDSTTAGRHVESDIFLDDISVSRRHVQFLRTADGTVVKDLGSLNGTYVNRELVDEVLLQPEDEVQIGKFRLVYYASPSEADR, encoded by the coding sequence ATGCCCTTCTGCACCAACTGCGGTCATGACAACCCGGAGGGGGCGAACTTCTGCGCGCAGTGCGGTGCACCGCTGACCGCGGCCCCGCCCGCCGCTGGGGCGTCCGCGCAGGGGCCGACCTCGGGCGAGACGACCAAGACGATCCCGCCGGTGACCGACGACGCGACCGGCGACGGACTGAGCGCGGTCGACGAGGCCGCCGTGCAGGCGCTGCCGCACGGCTCGGGGATGCTCGTCGTGCAGCGCGGGCCGAACGCGGGCAGCCGCTTCCTGCTCGACCACGACAGCACCACGGCCGGGCGCCACGTCGAGTCCGACATCTTCCTCGACGACATCTCGGTGTCCCGGCGCCACGTGCAGTTCCTGCGCACCGCCGACGGGACGGTCGTGAAGGACCTCGGCAGCCTCAACGGCACCTACGTCAACCGCGAGCTCGTCGACGAGGTGCTGCTGCAGCCGGAGGACGAGGTGCAGATCGGCAAGTTCCGTCTCGTCTACTACGCGAGCCCGAGCGAGGCCGACCGGTGA
- the ftsR gene encoding transcriptional regulator FtsR, with the protein MTASPEPRRPGSGREVTRSIGQVLTALSGDFPDISISKIRFLESEGLITPQRAPSGYRRYGEHDVERLRYVLSVQREHYLPLKVIREHLEMMDRGQTPPEPKTLDAQGAGPTTAAAPPTPAAPPAAPKKALRLSRADLLEASGLSEAGLVELERTGIVAPRRGGSFYGRDALTLAIAARRLGEYGIDSRHLRAFKMSADREVGLVEQAIAPYVRRAGGNKDVSGEVTQLVISFHAALVRTAMER; encoded by the coding sequence GTGACGGCGTCGCCCGAACCGCGCCGGCCGGGCAGCGGGCGCGAGGTCACCCGCAGCATCGGCCAGGTGCTGACCGCGCTCAGCGGCGACTTCCCCGACATCTCGATCTCGAAGATCCGCTTCCTCGAGTCCGAGGGCCTCATCACGCCCCAGCGCGCCCCCTCGGGCTACCGCCGCTACGGCGAGCACGACGTCGAGCGGCTGCGCTACGTGCTGTCGGTGCAGCGCGAGCACTACCTGCCGCTCAAGGTCATCCGCGAGCACCTCGAGATGATGGACCGCGGCCAGACCCCGCCCGAGCCCAAGACGCTCGACGCCCAGGGCGCCGGCCCGACCACCGCCGCGGCCCCACCGACCCCCGCCGCACCGCCGGCGGCGCCCAAGAAGGCGCTGCGCCTCTCGCGCGCCGACCTGCTGGAGGCGAGCGGGCTGAGCGAGGCGGGCCTCGTGGAGCTCGAGCGCACCGGCATCGTGGCGCCCCGGCGCGGGGGCAGCTTCTACGGCCGCGACGCCCTGACCCTGGCCATCGCCGCCCGCCGGCTGGGGGAGTACGGCATCGACAGCCGGCACCTGCGGGCGTTCAAGATGTCGGCCGACCGCGAGGTGGGCCTGGTCGAGCAGGCGATCGCGCCGTACGTGCGTCGCGCGGGCGGCAACAAGGACGTCTCGGGCGAGGTCACGCAGCTGGTGATCAGCTTCCACGCCGCTCTCGTGCGCACCGCGATGGAGCGCTGA
- a CDS encoding bifunctional nuclease family protein: protein MRELDVVGVRVEMPSNAPMVLLREVGGSRFLPIWIGANEASAIANAQEGVVPPRPLTHDLMVDVLAGLQHRLTAVHITELEGGTFYAVLVIDDTEISARPSDAIALALRVGSDIYCAEDVLDVAGIEMPEAEEDEVEKFREFLDNVDPDDFVTGDEPPASQG from the coding sequence ATGCGAGAGCTCGATGTGGTCGGCGTCCGCGTGGAGATGCCGTCCAACGCACCGATGGTGCTGCTGCGCGAGGTGGGCGGGAGCCGCTTCCTGCCGATCTGGATCGGGGCGAACGAGGCGTCGGCCATCGCCAACGCCCAGGAGGGCGTGGTGCCCCCCCGGCCCCTCACCCACGACCTGATGGTCGACGTGCTGGCCGGCCTGCAGCACCGTCTGACCGCGGTGCACATCACCGAGCTGGAGGGCGGCACGTTCTACGCCGTGCTCGTCATCGACGACACCGAGATCAGCGCCCGGCCCTCCGACGCGATCGCCCTGGCCCTGCGGGTGGGCTCGGACATCTACTGCGCCGAGGACGTCCTCGACGTCGCGGGCATCGAGATGCCGGAGGCCGAGGAGGACGAGGTCGAGAAGTTCCGGGAGTTCCTCGACAACGTCGACCCCGACGACTTCGTGACCGGTGACGAGCCGCCGGCGTCCCAGGGCTGA
- a CDS encoding MerR family transcriptional regulator, producing MSSTDQPAAQRPDGARSPEVVDAAQELLFEGDFSPVPRDLGFRGPIACSAAGITYRQLDYWARTGLVVPEIRGASGSGSQRLYSFRDILILKVIKKLIDAGISLQQIRTAIDHLRARGVDDLTQVTLMSDGISVYECTSDDEVIDLLSGGQGVFGIALGGVWRSLEGTLTELPAERAEVEPEPATAAGDELSLRRRARAAG from the coding sequence GTGAGCAGCACCGACCAGCCGGCCGCGCAGCGGCCCGACGGGGCCAGGAGCCCCGAGGTCGTCGACGCGGCGCAGGAGCTGCTCTTCGAGGGCGACTTCTCGCCCGTCCCGCGCGACCTCGGCTTCCGCGGTCCGATCGCGTGCAGCGCCGCCGGCATCACCTACCGCCAGCTCGACTACTGGGCGCGCACCGGGCTGGTCGTGCCGGAGATCCGCGGCGCCAGCGGCTCCGGGTCGCAGCGGCTCTACAGCTTCCGCGACATCCTGATCCTCAAGGTCATCAAGAAGCTCATCGACGCCGGCATCTCGCTGCAGCAGATCCGCACCGCCATCGACCACCTCCGCGCCCGCGGCGTGGACGACCTGACGCAGGTCACGCTGATGAGCGACGGCATCTCGGTCTACGAGTGCACCAGCGACGACGAGGTCATCGACCTGCTCAGCGGCGGCCAGGGCGTCTTCGGCATCGCGCTGGGCGGCGTGTGGCGCTCGCTCGAGGGCACGCTGACCGAGCTCCCGGCCGAGCGGGCCGAGGTCGAGCCGGAGCCGGCCACCGCGGCCGGCGACGAGCTCTCGCTGCGCCGCCGCGCCCGCGCCGCCGGCTAG
- the gcvP gene encoding aminomethyl-transferring glycine dehydrogenase produces the protein MARPAATDAGAVTTGPVFADRHIGPRTDERDKMLAALGLSSLSELVDQALPAGIRMDRPLNLPPALSETEALTALRGLAARNNPLRAMIGLGYHGTVTPSVIRRNVLEDPAWYTAYTPYQPEISQGRLEALLNFQTMVSDLTGLPTAGASLLDEATAVAEAMTVARRATKQGQVLLLDAATLPQTVAVVRTRAVPLGIEVRLADDLGAALAETDAFAVVVQTPAADGCLAPTEELRSLAEAAHAQGALVIAACDLLALTLVTPPGEWGADIAVGSSQRFGVPLFYGGPHAAFMSVRAGLERTLPGRLVGVSRDVHGTAAFRLALQTREQHIRREKATSNICTAQVLLAVAASMYAVYHGPEGLRAIAERVHADTATLAADLDAAGMAPDHTAFFDTLTVAVPGEAAAVVERARRSGVHLRLVDAGRVGISVGEDATAADLDAVRAAFGSDHGGERARRTYGDLSASARTSAYLQHPVFRNHHSETAMLRYLRALSDRDFALDRGMIPLGSCTMKLNATTEMEPISYDGFANLHPLAPAADAEGYAELVSTLEGWLAEVTGYARVSVQPNAGSQGELAGLLAIRGYHESRGDHGRRVCLIPSSAHGTNAASAVMAGMKVVVVKATDDGSVDLDDLRAKIAAHTDDLAAIMVTYPSTHGVFEETITDLCALVHDAGGQVYVDGANLNALLGLAQPGRFGADVSHLNLHKTFCIPHGGGGPGVGPVAVGEHLVPFLPGDPRGGAGDIDEGTVGPVSAAPHGSAGILPISWAYIAMMGSEGLTSATQHALLAANYVAERLGAAYPVLYAGRGGRVAHECILDLRPITKASGVTVDDVAKRLVDHGFHAPTMSFPVPGTLMVEPTESEDLAELDRFVDAMLAIRDEIARVESGEWPADDNPLVNAPHTQGAVTADEWDHPYSRRVGAYPAGLHAGPIYATGHDKYWPPVGRIDGGFGDRHLVCTCPPPESFED, from the coding sequence ATGGCCCGTCCTGCAGCCACCGACGCCGGAGCAGTCACCACCGGCCCAGTCTTCGCCGACCGTCACATCGGTCCCCGCACCGACGAGCGCGACAAGATGCTCGCCGCCCTCGGCCTCTCCTCGCTGTCCGAGCTCGTCGACCAGGCGCTGCCGGCCGGGATCCGGATGGACCGTCCCCTGAACCTGCCCCCGGCGCTGTCGGAGACCGAGGCGCTCACCGCGCTCCGCGGCCTCGCCGCCCGCAACAACCCGCTGCGCGCGATGATCGGCCTCGGCTACCACGGCACGGTCACCCCGTCGGTGATCCGCCGCAACGTGCTCGAGGACCCGGCCTGGTACACCGCGTACACGCCCTACCAGCCCGAGATCAGCCAGGGCCGCCTCGAGGCCCTCCTGAACTTCCAGACGATGGTCAGCGACCTGACCGGGCTGCCCACCGCCGGGGCCAGCCTGCTGGACGAGGCCACCGCCGTCGCCGAGGCGATGACCGTGGCCCGCCGCGCGACCAAGCAGGGCCAGGTCCTGCTGCTCGACGCCGCGACGCTGCCGCAGACCGTGGCCGTCGTCCGGACGCGAGCCGTCCCGCTGGGCATCGAGGTCCGCCTCGCCGACGACCTCGGCGCCGCGCTGGCCGAGACCGACGCCTTCGCCGTCGTCGTCCAGACCCCCGCCGCCGACGGCTGCCTCGCCCCGACCGAGGAGCTGCGCTCCCTGGCCGAGGCCGCGCACGCCCAGGGCGCCCTCGTCATCGCCGCCTGCGACCTGCTGGCGCTGACCCTCGTCACCCCGCCCGGGGAGTGGGGCGCGGACATCGCCGTCGGGTCGAGCCAGCGCTTCGGCGTCCCGCTCTTCTACGGCGGCCCGCACGCCGCCTTCATGTCGGTCCGCGCCGGGCTGGAGCGCACCCTGCCCGGGCGCCTGGTCGGCGTCAGCCGCGACGTCCACGGCACCGCGGCCTTCCGCCTCGCCCTGCAGACGCGCGAGCAGCACATCCGCCGCGAGAAGGCGACCTCCAACATCTGCACCGCCCAGGTGCTGCTCGCCGTGGCGGCCAGCATGTACGCGGTCTACCACGGCCCCGAGGGCCTGCGGGCGATCGCCGAGCGCGTGCACGCCGACACCGCGACGCTGGCCGCCGACCTCGACGCCGCCGGCATGGCCCCCGACCACACCGCGTTCTTCGACACCCTGACCGTCGCCGTCCCGGGGGAGGCGGCCGCGGTCGTCGAGCGCGCCCGCCGCTCCGGCGTGCACCTGCGCCTCGTCGACGCCGGCCGGGTCGGGATCTCGGTCGGGGAGGACGCCACCGCGGCCGACCTCGACGCGGTCCGCGCGGCCTTCGGCAGCGACCACGGCGGCGAGCGGGCCCGCCGGACGTACGGCGACCTGTCGGCCAGCGCGCGGACGAGCGCCTACCTGCAGCACCCGGTCTTCCGCAACCACCACAGCGAGACGGCGATGCTGCGCTACCTGCGCGCGCTGTCGGACCGCGACTTCGCGCTCGACCGCGGGATGATCCCGCTCGGCTCCTGCACGATGAAGCTCAACGCGACCACGGAGATGGAGCCGATCTCCTACGACGGCTTCGCGAACCTGCACCCGCTGGCCCCCGCGGCCGACGCCGAGGGCTACGCCGAGCTCGTCTCCACCCTCGAGGGCTGGCTGGCCGAGGTCACCGGCTACGCCCGCGTCTCGGTGCAGCCGAACGCCGGCAGCCAGGGCGAGCTCGCCGGGCTGCTGGCCATCCGCGGCTACCACGAGTCGCGGGGCGACCACGGGCGCCGGGTCTGCCTGATCCCGTCCTCGGCCCACGGCACCAACGCCGCCTCGGCGGTCATGGCCGGCATGAAGGTGGTCGTGGTCAAGGCCACCGACGACGGCTCGGTCGACCTCGACGACCTGCGCGCCAAGATCGCGGCGCACACCGACGACCTGGCGGCGATCATGGTCACCTACCCCTCCACGCACGGCGTCTTCGAGGAGACGATCACCGACCTCTGCGCCCTCGTGCACGACGCGGGCGGCCAGGTCTACGTCGACGGGGCCAACCTGAACGCGCTGCTCGGGCTCGCCCAGCCGGGTCGGTTCGGCGCCGACGTCAGCCACCTCAACCTGCACAAGACGTTCTGCATCCCGCACGGCGGCGGCGGGCCGGGCGTCGGCCCGGTCGCGGTCGGGGAGCACCTGGTGCCCTTCCTGCCCGGCGACCCCCGCGGCGGCGCCGGCGACATCGACGAGGGCACGGTCGGCCCGGTCTCGGCGGCCCCGCACGGCTCGGCCGGCATCCTGCCGATCAGCTGGGCCTACATCGCGATGATGGGCTCCGAGGGCCTCACCTCGGCGACGCAGCACGCGCTGCTCGCGGCCAACTACGTCGCCGAGCGGCTCGGCGCGGCGTACCCGGTCCTGTACGCGGGCCGCGGCGGCCGGGTCGCGCACGAGTGCATCCTCGACCTGCGCCCGATCACCAAGGCGAGCGGCGTGACCGTCGACGACGTGGCCAAGCGGCTGGTCGACCACGGCTTCCACGCCCCGACCATGAGCTTCCCGGTCCCCGGCACGCTGATGGTCGAGCCGACCGAGTCGGAGGACCTCGCCGAGCTCGACCGCTTCGTCGACGCGATGCTCGCCATCCGCGACGAGATCGCCCGGGTCGAGTCGGGGGAGTGGCCGGCCGACGACAACCCGCTGGTCAACGCGCCGCACACCCAGGGCGCGGTCACCG